In Paraflavitalea devenefica, the following are encoded in one genomic region:
- a CDS encoding 3-keto-disaccharide hydrolase has translation MRFLPVAFLLALIFSACQSNEQSASTDATKKDTMAASPTTPPENNSLTVTEQANGWQLLFDGTSKSNWHVFKNTSDGSAWKAVDGALHLDPAQKKDDKTVGGGDLVTNEEYSNFHLKLEWKVDSAGNSGIMFYVKEDPKIERTFHTGPEMQVLDNAAHPDAKINKHRAGDLYDLISSSPEIARPAGQWNEAEIIAQDSTLTFYLNGSKVVTTKMWDDNWRKMIARSKFKEWPTFGAFTAGRIALQDHGDPVWYRNIKIRRLK, from the coding sequence ATGCGATTCCTGCCTGTTGCATTTCTCCTGGCATTGATTTTTAGTGCCTGCCAGTCAAACGAACAATCAGCCTCAACCGACGCTACTAAAAAAGATACTATGGCGGCATCTCCCACCACGCCCCCTGAAAACAATAGCTTAACCGTAACCGAACAGGCCAATGGCTGGCAGTTACTCTTTGACGGTACTTCCAAAAGCAACTGGCATGTCTTTAAAAATACGTCCGACGGCTCCGCCTGGAAAGCGGTGGATGGTGCGCTTCACCTCGATCCCGCACAGAAAAAGGATGATAAAACAGTGGGTGGTGGCGACCTGGTGACGAATGAGGAATACAGCAACTTCCACCTGAAGCTTGAGTGGAAAGTAGACTCTGCCGGCAATAGTGGGATCATGTTCTACGTGAAAGAAGACCCGAAAATCGAAAGGACCTTCCATACCGGCCCCGAAATGCAGGTGCTGGACAATGCTGCCCATCCCGATGCAAAGATCAACAAGCACCGCGCCGGCGATCTTTATGACCTCATCAGCAGCTCACCGGAAATAGCAAGGCCTGCCGGCCAATGGAATGAAGCAGAGATCATCGCCCAGGACAGTACCCTTACATTTTACCTCAATGGCAGCAAAGTAGTGACCACCAAAATGTGGGATGACAACTGGCGCAAAATGATCGCACGCAGTAAATTCAAAGAATGGCCCACCTTTGGCGCCTTTACAGCAGGCCGCATCGCTCTCCAGGACCACGGCGATCCCGTCTGGTACCGCAACATCAAAATCAGAAGACTGAAATAA
- a CDS encoding c-type cytochrome, translating into MKKLIIAFLISGTIAACGGEEKKPAEEKKEEKKDALAVENQKGLELIGASDCTTCHRINEKNIGPAYIDVAAKYEATQANIDTLVNKVINGGQGVWGTVAMTPHPTISKEDATEMVKYILSLKK; encoded by the coding sequence ATGAAAAAGCTGATCATTGCTTTTTTGATCTCCGGCACCATCGCAGCCTGCGGCGGAGAAGAAAAAAAGCCTGCTGAAGAAAAAAAGGAAGAGAAAAAAGATGCCTTGGCTGTTGAAAACCAAAAAGGTCTTGAGCTCATTGGTGCCAGTGACTGTACTACCTGTCACAGGATCAATGAAAAAAACATCGGCCCTGCTTATATAGATGTAGCTGCTAAATATGAAGCCACACAAGCCAACATTGATACGCTGGTAAATAAGGTCATCAATGGCGGACAAGGTGTTTGGGGCACTGTTGCCATGACACCGCATCCTACAATCAGTAAAGAAGACGCTACAGAGATGGTGAAATACATCCTCTCGCTGAAGAAATAG
- a CDS encoding RNA polymerase sigma factor, whose protein sequence is MLVNQHRGMLYKVCNLYCSSEYDKQDLFQEIVIQLWKAYPRFRGDSKFGTWLYRIALNTAISDLRKQKKHIQSVEPDQLPTEIQDIQYNKDKEEKLQQLYRAIHQLPEIERGIVMLYLEDKSYEEMEDILGINQNNLRVKMNRIKEKLRKLTKVVEHGFG, encoded by the coding sequence GTGTTGGTCAACCAACATCGGGGCATGTTGTACAAGGTATGTAACCTGTATTGTTCATCAGAGTATGATAAACAGGACCTTTTCCAGGAAATCGTAATCCAGTTGTGGAAAGCCTATCCACGATTCCGGGGCGATTCCAAGTTTGGCACCTGGCTATACCGCATTGCATTGAATACCGCTATTTCTGACCTCCGTAAACAGAAGAAGCATATTCAAAGTGTAGAACCCGACCAGTTACCAACCGAGATACAGGATATTCAGTATAATAAAGACAAAGAAGAAAAATTACAACAGTTGTACAGAGCCATTCATCAGCTTCCTGAAATTGAACGGGGTATTGTGATGCTGTACCTGGAGGACAAGAGTTATGAAGAGATGGAAGATATATTGGGTATTAACCAAAACAACCTGCGGGTAAAGATGAACCGGATCAAGGAAAAATTACGTAAACTCACTAAAGTTGTAGAACATGGATTTGGATAA
- a CDS encoding sugar phosphate isomerase/epimerase family protein: protein MKTIKGPGIFLAQFMGDKPPFNSLKSICQWAKGLGFIGVQIPTWDSRCIDLQKVAESKTFADEYKGTIEETGMQITELSTHLQGQLIAVHPAYDTLFDGFAPEAVRNNPKARTEWAVQQLKWAAKASQNLGLNAHATFSGALLWPTVYPWPQRPAGLVETGFKELANRWLPILNHFDTCGVDLCYEIHPGEDLHDGISYEMFLEHTNNHARACLLYDPSHFVLQCLDYLEYIDNYHERIRMFHVKDAEFNPTGKQGVYGGYQSWINRAGRFRSLGDGQVDFKSIFSKLTAYDYAGWAVMEWECCIKHPEDGAAEGAPFIKDHIIRVTEKAFDDFAGTGSDEKFNRSVLGL from the coding sequence CATTTGCCAGTGGGCAAAAGGACTGGGTTTCATCGGCGTGCAGATCCCTACCTGGGACAGCCGCTGCATTGACCTGCAAAAAGTGGCCGAAAGCAAAACCTTTGCCGATGAATACAAAGGGACCATTGAAGAAACCGGCATGCAGATCACTGAACTGTCTACGCACCTGCAGGGACAGCTCATAGCTGTGCACCCTGCTTATGATACCTTGTTTGATGGCTTTGCACCCGAAGCAGTGCGCAACAATCCCAAAGCAAGGACCGAATGGGCCGTGCAGCAACTGAAATGGGCTGCCAAAGCCTCACAGAACCTGGGACTCAATGCACATGCCACCTTCAGCGGTGCACTCCTGTGGCCTACAGTTTACCCTTGGCCACAACGTCCGGCCGGACTCGTGGAAACAGGGTTCAAAGAGCTGGCCAACCGCTGGCTGCCGATCCTCAATCATTTTGATACTTGCGGGGTTGACCTCTGCTATGAAATACATCCCGGCGAGGACCTCCACGATGGTATCTCCTATGAAATGTTCCTGGAGCATACCAACAACCATGCAAGGGCCTGCCTGCTCTACGATCCTTCACACTTTGTATTACAATGCCTCGATTACCTCGAATACATTGATAACTACCACGAACGCATTCGCATGTTCCATGTAAAAGATGCCGAATTCAATCCCACTGGCAAACAGGGGGTATATGGTGGCTACCAGTCCTGGATCAACCGGGCAGGACGTTTCCGTTCCCTGGGTGATGGACAGGTAGACTTCAAATCCATTTTCAGCAAGCTCACTGCCTATGATTATGCCGGCTGGGCTGTCATGGAATGGGAATGCTGTATCAAACATCCGGAGGATGGTGCTGCCGAAGGGGCGCCCTTCATCAAGGACCACATCATCCGGGTAACAGAAAAAGCATTTGATGACTTTGCGGGTACCGGCAGCGATGAAAAATTTAATCGCTCAGTATTGGGTTTGTAA
- a CDS encoding 3-keto-disaccharide hydrolase, whose translation MLKRFCLLLAISGAIACSSSKNTTGTPALNTLSKAEKKDGWQQLFDGTSKNGWHIYNNRTDGSAWKVEEGALYYDPAARGPKGEGSGELITTDSFENFHLKLEWKLTEGGNSGIIFLAREDAKYRYAYITGPEMQIIDNDKHPDAKNIKHRAGDLYDFITAKPENVKPIGEWNQVEIVLNKGKLDLYQNGVNVVSTTMWDANWEAMKAQSKFKNTPDFGAFRKGHIVLQDHGNKVFFRNIKIKTL comes from the coding sequence ATGCTCAAACGGTTTTGCTTACTGCTCGCCATATCCGGCGCTATCGCCTGCAGCTCCTCTAAAAATACCACCGGCACCCCAGCCCTCAACACCCTCTCTAAAGCAGAGAAAAAAGACGGCTGGCAACAGCTCTTTGATGGTACCTCTAAAAATGGCTGGCATATCTATAACAACCGTACCGATGGTTCGGCCTGGAAAGTGGAAGAAGGCGCCCTCTACTATGATCCGGCTGCCCGTGGCCCCAAAGGAGAAGGCTCCGGTGAACTCATCACGACCGACTCTTTTGAGAACTTTCACCTCAAATTGGAATGGAAGCTTACGGAAGGCGGCAATAGCGGCATCATCTTCCTGGCCCGCGAAGACGCCAAATACCGTTACGCATACATTACCGGCCCCGAAATGCAGATCATAGACAACGACAAGCACCCGGATGCCAAAAACATCAAGCACCGCGCCGGCGACCTCTATGATTTTATAACTGCAAAACCCGAAAACGTAAAGCCCATTGGCGAATGGAACCAGGTGGAGATCGTGCTCAACAAAGGCAAACTCGACCTCTACCAGAATGGGGTCAATGTTGTATCCACTACCATGTGGGATGCTAACTGGGAAGCCATGAAGGCGCAGAGCAAATTCAAGAACACGCCCGACTTTGGCGCCTTCCGTAAAGGCCACATTGTTCTACAGGATCACGGCAACAAAGTTTTCTTCCGCAACATAAAAATCAAGACCCTCTAA
- a CDS encoding sugar phosphate isomerase/epimerase family protein codes for MPATRRDFIKQSSLLAAGFFLDKEDLFKKKKPVGVQLYTLRNEIAKDARGTLEKVAQLGYKQVETFGYGNRKWFNLSPTELSAVLKNNGLSSPSGHTYPGSFFLKDGWEDEWKRAVEDAKALGQEFITIPWLEESYRNSADNYKKIAAGLNKAGEIAQAGKMKVAYHNHDFEFAALDGQSGFDILTKDTDPKLVYFELDLYWAVKAGHDPVKLFAQHPGRICMWHVKDMDNTPKQFFTEVGSGVIDFKSIFKQAKLSGMKYFFVEQDVCPGSPFDSIAKSIAYLNGNVLK; via the coding sequence ATGCCTGCTACCCGTCGCGATTTTATCAAACAATCCTCTCTGCTTGCTGCCGGCTTTTTCCTGGATAAAGAAGACCTCTTTAAGAAGAAGAAACCTGTTGGCGTACAATTGTACACGCTCCGTAATGAGATTGCCAAAGATGCCAGGGGCACCCTTGAAAAGGTAGCTCAACTGGGCTATAAGCAGGTAGAAACATTTGGTTATGGCAACCGCAAGTGGTTCAACCTCTCTCCCACTGAATTATCCGCTGTTTTAAAAAATAATGGCCTTAGCTCACCGAGCGGCCACACTTATCCCGGCAGCTTTTTCCTGAAAGATGGCTGGGAAGATGAGTGGAAAAGAGCTGTAGAAGACGCCAAAGCGCTTGGCCAGGAGTTTATTACTATCCCCTGGCTGGAAGAATCGTACCGCAATAGCGCTGATAATTATAAGAAGATTGCCGCAGGCCTGAATAAGGCCGGCGAGATTGCCCAGGCCGGCAAGATGAAGGTGGCCTATCACAATCATGATTTTGAGTTTGCTGCCCTGGATGGCCAGTCGGGTTTTGATATCCTTACCAAGGATACAGATCCCAAGCTGGTGTATTTTGAACTGGACCTGTATTGGGCGGTGAAGGCAGGGCATGACCCGGTAAAGTTGTTTGCACAACACCCCGGCCGCATTTGTATGTGGCATGTGAAGGATATGGATAATACACCCAAGCAATTCTTTACAGAAGTGGGCAGTGGTGTGATTGATTTTAAGTCTATTTTCAAGCAAGCGAAGCTGAGCGGCATGAAGTATTTTTTTGTGGAGCAGGACGTATGCCCCGGTTCACCGTTTGACAGCATTGCGAAGAGCATTGCTTATTTGAATGGTAATGTACTGAAGTAA
- a CDS encoding Gfo/Idh/MocA family protein, with amino-acid sequence MSHRRKFLQQTAALVTGATVLSSFDNRTFSIFRHRISPADQVNIGAIGINGMGWANVNAALKVPGVNLVAICDVDKNVLDKRKADLAKMNVDASKVSVYTDYRKLLEQKDIDVVIIGTPDHWHALQMIHACEAGKDVYVEKPVGNSIVECRTMVAAQQRYNKVVQAGQWQRSQQHFRDAVDFVHSGQLGNIRTTKVWCYQGWMRPEPVRPDSEPPAGVDYAAWLGPAPKRPFNASRFHFHFRWFWDYAGGLMTDWGVHLLDYALLGMKAETPKTIAALGGKFAYPDLYQETPDTLTTLYEFDGFNLVWDSAMGIDNGSYGRNHGIAFIGNNGTLVLDRGGWEVIEEKQSKNKVSKPLVKSSDNGLNKHFENFLAVVKSRKMEDLHCSIQAGSHVATVAQMGNIAFRTGQKLSWDKAKGEFTDGKVNKSYLVKEYQNGYKLPKV; translated from the coding sequence ATGAGCCATCGCAGAAAGTTTCTGCAGCAAACAGCCGCCCTGGTTACGGGGGCCACTGTATTATCTTCTTTTGACAACCGGACGTTTTCCATTTTCCGCCATCGTATTTCACCAGCCGACCAGGTTAATATAGGCGCCATTGGTATTAATGGCATGGGCTGGGCCAATGTGAATGCCGCCTTAAAGGTGCCGGGCGTAAACCTGGTAGCGATCTGTGATGTAGACAAGAACGTACTGGACAAACGCAAGGCAGATCTGGCCAAGATGAATGTGGATGCTTCCAAGGTGAGCGTATATACCGATTACCGTAAGCTGCTGGAACAAAAAGACATTGATGTGGTGATTATCGGCACACCCGACCACTGGCATGCCCTGCAGATGATACATGCCTGTGAAGCCGGTAAGGATGTGTATGTAGAAAAGCCGGTAGGCAATTCTATTGTGGAATGCAGAACGATGGTTGCCGCCCAGCAGCGCTATAATAAGGTGGTGCAGGCCGGTCAATGGCAACGCAGCCAGCAACATTTCCGGGATGCTGTTGATTTTGTACATAGCGGTCAGCTTGGTAATATCCGCACCACGAAGGTTTGGTGCTACCAGGGATGGATGCGCCCCGAGCCTGTACGCCCCGACAGTGAACCACCGGCCGGCGTAGATTATGCCGCCTGGCTGGGACCTGCTCCCAAAAGACCTTTTAATGCCAGCCGCTTTCATTTTCATTTCCGTTGGTTCTGGGATTATGCAGGCGGCCTGATGACCGACTGGGGCGTGCATTTGCTGGATTATGCATTACTGGGTATGAAGGCCGAAACGCCCAAAACGATTGCTGCATTGGGCGGTAAGTTTGCCTACCCTGACCTGTACCAGGAGACGCCTGATACACTGACTACTTTGTATGAGTTTGACGGCTTTAACCTGGTATGGGATTCAGCGATGGGTATTGATAACGGTTCTTATGGCCGTAATCACGGCATTGCTTTTATTGGTAATAATGGTACGCTGGTACTGGACCGTGGCGGATGGGAAGTGATCGAAGAAAAGCAAAGCAAGAATAAGGTATCCAAACCACTGGTGAAATCTTCCGATAATGGCTTAAATAAACATTTTGAGAATTTCCTGGCCGTGGTGAAGTCGCGCAAGATGGAAGACCTGCACTGCTCTATCCAGGCAGGCTCGCATGTAGCTACGGTGGCGCAAATGGGTAATATTGCCTTCCGCACCGGACAGAAGCTGAGCTGGGATAAGGCGAAGGGTGAGTTTACAGATGGGAAGGTGAATAAGAGTTACCTGGTGAAGGAGTATCAGAATGGGTATAAGTTGCCGAAGGTGTAA